The proteins below come from a single Papaver somniferum cultivar HN1 chromosome 11, ASM357369v1, whole genome shotgun sequence genomic window:
- the LOC113323952 gene encoding uncharacterized protein LOC113323952, whose amino-acid sequence METVDKYIDINSPLLHSPQWDAWKSVQELEGIATGRPSIPFLFTMVMEGLYKMVQKLEANGLFRGFTVKANGTQLSHLLFADDTIFFSSDDVEQILNIRALLICFQISSGLSINPIKSSAIKFGDTNSDDVVENSLGCSFEELPIRYLGMPEGGQYRNKNIWDSVIEKTEKLLQGWQGVFYPMVAN is encoded by the coding sequence ATGGAGACGGTGGATAAATACATTGATATCAACAGCCCACTTCTCCATTCTCCTCAATGGGACGCCTGGAAATCAGTTCAAGAGCTCGAGGGGATTGCGACAGGGAGACCCTCTATCCCCTTTCTATTCACCATGGTTATGGAGGGACTCTACAAGATGGTTCAAAAACTAGAGGCTAATGGGTTATTTAGAGGTTTCACAGTTAAGGCGAATGGAACACAATTGTCACATCTTTTATTTGCAGATGATACAATATTCTTCTCTAGTGACGATGTGGAACAGATTCTGAATATTCGAGCTCTCCTAATTTGCTTTCAAATAAGTTCAGGACTTAGCATCAATCCTATAAAGAGCTCAGCAATTAAGTTCGGGGATACAAATTCTGATGATGTTGTTGAGAATAGTCTTGGTTGCAGTTTTGAGGAGCTACCTATTAGATACCTAGGGATGCCGGAAGGAGGCCAGTATAGGAACAAGAATATTTGGGATTCAGTCATAGAGAAGACGGAGAAGTTACTACAAGGGTGGCAGGGAGTTTTTTATCCTATGGTGGCAAATTAG
- the LOC113323762 gene encoding 60S ribosomal protein L14-2-like — MPFKRYVEIGRVALVNYGEDYGKLVVIVDVIDQNRALVDAPDMVRSQMNFKRLSLTDIKIDIGRVPNKKALLAAMEAADVKKKWESSSWGRKLIVQKKRASLNDFERFKVMLAKIKRGGLIRQELSKLKKSAA, encoded by the exons ATG cCTTTCAAACGATACGTTGAGATCGGGCGTGTTGCTCTAGTTAACTACGGAGAAGACTATGGAAAGCTTGTTGTCATCGTtgatgttattgatcaaaacagA GCTTTGGTTGATGCACCTGATATGGTTAGGTCACAAATGAATTTCAAGAGATTGTCTTTGACTGATATTAAAATCGATATCGGCCGTGTACCTAACAAGAAGGCTCTCCTTGCTGCCATGGAAGCTGCAG ATGTGAAGAAGAAGTGGGAGAGTAGTTCATGGGGTAGGAAGCTTATCGTGCAGAAGAAGAGAGCTTCCCTTAACGATTTCGAGAGGTTTAAGGTCATGCTTGCCAAAATCAAG AGGGGTGGTTTGATCAGACAAGAGCTATCCAAGTTGAAGAAGTCTGCAGCTTAA